One region of Flavobacterium pisciphilum genomic DNA includes:
- a CDS encoding response regulator transcription factor: MFTKVLIAEDIDFNDIAVVQVLRELSVPEIDYAKYCDDALLKMKKAHFDNNPYQLLITDLSFKPDHRVNNLKSGEELIAAVKELFPEIKIIAFSIEDKSYRIKSLFDKFNINGFVMKGRNSISELKKAVQNAFNSDEKYLSQELNYILRDKTANEIDNYDIQLIKYLSIGISQENMESKFKEMGITPNSKSTIEKRLNKLKIYFKANNPTHLVAIAKDLGLV; the protein is encoded by the coding sequence ATGTTTACAAAAGTTTTAATAGCAGAAGATATAGATTTTAATGATATAGCAGTTGTACAAGTCCTTCGAGAACTAAGTGTACCCGAAATAGATTATGCTAAATATTGTGATGATGCCTTACTTAAAATGAAAAAAGCTCACTTTGATAATAATCCTTATCAATTATTAATTACTGATTTGTCTTTTAAACCAGACCACAGAGTAAATAACTTAAAATCTGGCGAAGAACTTATCGCTGCTGTAAAAGAATTATTTCCAGAAATAAAAATAATTGCATTTTCTATTGAAGATAAATCCTACCGTATAAAATCTTTGTTTGACAAATTTAATATCAATGGCTTTGTAATGAAAGGACGCAATAGCATTTCTGAATTAAAAAAAGCCGTACAAAATGCTTTTAATTCTGACGAAAAATACCTTTCACAGGAATTAAACTATATTCTACGTGACAAAACTGCAAATGAAATAGACAATTATGACATTCAACTTATCAAATATCTGTCTATAGGTATATCTCAGGAAAATATGGAGAGTAAGTTTAAAGAAATGGGAATCACTCCTAACAGCAAAAGCACAATCGAAAAACGCCTTAACAAGCTTAAGATTTACTTCAAAG